Proteins co-encoded in one Aspergillus fumigatus Af293 chromosome 6, whole genome shotgun sequence genomic window:
- a CDS encoding SAM and PH domain-containing protein, which produces MVCSLFMCWMATKTATQPNQATLQLLQSHDKPPYPQSHSPHPPSISDTTEILDTDFESDAYEDLSFGSGHRSSGSLAGSVTTASTPDEIKTPDSTGLTGFHFHIDENPVAGPVGPHLFLLSTDASALKEQSVEVELVTEDAPLSAAIPIYSPVLKPEPERRDTPVPLNSKTSTPTPNDPTPEEPSNSNVASWSPQDVVMWMLQLGFEESIVEKFFINDISGAILLELEANDLKELDIQSFGKRHHLMNCIRQLKSSASMPGGDIQVTWDPSSREDNSTPKTTAADVGTNCCTSPVTDEERPDSGNKQHKHRRRRRHKRQQGSDIVPEDSVSIVAIEQLLPRMHMCSKGENCRKWQKQQAKLTRLARGLPIESLSGGVTITGDPGNAATAQTLAKTPKSDVTPSLIASSDVLGPHQAPDLQLSKEKLSDVQPRDPQENVRNFLNFQRLSRLQPVNDPATPPREFFPSPESDSPGKASLAENLRHLPKLRIPSTHISFASSSRSPNYSAQRTVTPSILRKQQSFSQPNPQSSPHTYSSSASPSDFYRQDPHYGQDTPFSEMDIPITAIHLGPVERNCSQSVPPNMRFGHHMGDPIPRPASTKVENHRRRPSHNNNPALCPLDELEALGPIDTPEDLDRTPRAAHCKTPFSPDGPHANDIIHSGWMKKRKTTRLLRHEWEDHHFTLRGTQLAMYPDEDASRRDSKALEYIDVDDYAVACSSLASSSKLTAAFKKTVLKRRDNTQGEAAFAFCLIPSPNAGSDRKSFFNQAAKTHRFAVKTREERIDWMRELMLAKALRRGRESGATLNLNGNPL; this is translated from the exons ATGGTATGTTCTCTATTTATGTGCTGGATG GCCACCAAAACTGCTACCCAGCCGAATCAAGCGACCCTTCAGTTGCTTCAAAGCCATGACAAACCACCTTATCCACAGTCCCACTCTCCACATCCTCCGTCAATTTCAGATACCACGGAGATCCTGGATACGGACTTTGAATCTGATGCCTACGAGGACTTATCCTTTGGTTCAGGGCACAGAAGCTCCGGATCT CTTGCCGGCAGTGTGACGACTGCCTCCACCCCAGATGAGATTAAGACGCCGGACTCCACGGGACTTACAGGCTTCCACTTCCATATCGATGAGAACCCAGTGGCAGGTCCTGTCGGACCACACCTTTTCCTACTTTCGACCGATGCGTCGGCGTTGAAGGAGCAGTCTGTGGAGGTTGAGTTGGTTACGGAAGATGCTCCGCTCAGTGCCGCAATTCCCATCTACAGTCCCGTCTTGAAGCCGGAACCCGAGAGACGGGATACTCCAGTTCCGCTGAATTCCAAGACGTCCACGCCCACGCCGAATGACCCTACCCCAGAAGAGCCGTCGAACTCCAATGTCGCCAGTTGGTCACCTCAAGATGTGGTCATGTGGATGCTCCAACTCGGGTTCGAGGAGAGCATCGTGGAGAAGTTCTTCATTAATGACATCTCGGGTGCGATCCTTCTTGAGCTCGAGGCCAACGACCTCAAAGAACTCGATATTCAGTCTTTTGGGAAGCGCCACCATTTAATGAACTGCATACGACAGCTGAAAAGTAGTGCGTCGATGCCTGGCGGCGATATACAGGTTACTTGGGATCCTTCATCTCGCGAAGACAACTCGACTCCAAAAACCACAGCTGCTGATGTTGGAACCAATTGCTGTACAAGCCCAGTCACCGACGAAGAAAGGCCGGACTCCGGAAACAAACAGCACAagcaccgccgccgccgtcgtcACAAGCGCCAACAGGGGTCCGATATTGTACCCGAGGATTCTGTCTCCATTGTTGCTATCGAGCAACTGTTGCCCCGAATGCACATGTGCTCTAAGGGAGAGAATTGTCGCAAATGGCAGAAGCAACAAGCAAAGTTGACTCGCTTGGCCAGGGGTCTTCCGATCGAGTCACTCAGTGGTGGTGTCACTATCACAGGTGACCCAGGGAACGCTGCTACGGCACAAACGCTAGCCAAGACGCCCAAATCTGATGTGACACCATCCCTCATTGCCTCGTCCGACGTTCTGGGGCCCCATCAGGCCCCCGATCTTCAGCTCTCCAAGGAGAAATTGAGCGATGTACAACCCAGAGATCCCCAGGAGAACGTACGCAACTTCTTGAACTTCCAGCGCCTGAGCAGACTTCAACCAGTGAACGATCCTGCCACTCCTCCCAGGGAATTTTTCCCGTCCCCTGAGTCCGACTCACCTGGAAAGGCGAGTCTCGCTGAGAACCTTCGGCATCTCCCTAAGCTTCGAATTCCTAGCACTCATATCTCGTTTGCGAGCTCAAGCCGATCTCCCAACTACTCGGCCCAGCGCACCGTTACTCCATCTATTCTGCGCAAGCAGCAGTCGTTCAGTCAACCAAATCCTCAATCGTCCCCGCACACgtattcttcttcagcttcccCCTCTGACTTCTATCGGCAAGATCCTCATTATGGGCAAGATACACCGTTCTCCGAAATGGACATCCCTATCACGGCCATCCACCTGGGCCCAGTCGAACGCAACTGCTCACAGTCGGTCCCACCGAATATGCGTTTTGGGCATCACATGGGGGATCCAATTCCTCGGCCGGCATCCACAAAGGTTGAAAATCATCGTAGACGGCCTTCTCATAACAACAACCCTGCGCTCTGTCCTCTGGACGAACTCGAGGCTCTCGGACCCATTGATACTCCCGAAGATCTCGATCGGACGCCCCGAGCTGCTCACTGCAAGACCCCCTTCAGCCCCGATGGTCCCCACGCCAATGATATTATTCACAGTGGCTGGATGAAGAAGCGAAAAACGACCCGTCTGCTGCGTCATGAATGGGAGGACCACCACTTCACCCTACGGGGTACTCAGCTTGCCATGTACCCGGATGAAGACGCTTCTCGACGCGACTCGAAGGCCCTTGAATACATCGATGTGGATGACTATGCCGTTGCCTGCTCATCTCTGGCTTCCAGTTCCAAGTTAACCGCCGCTTTCAAGAAGACTGTTCTGAAGCGCAGGGACAACACTCAAGGCGAAGCTGCGTTTGCTTTCTGCTTGATCCCCTCACCAAACGCCGGTAGCGACCGCAAGAGCTTCTTCAATCAGGCTGCTAAGACGCACCGTTTTGCTGTCAAGACCCGGGAAGAGCGCATTGACTGGATGAGAGAGCTGATGCTTGCCAAGGCACTCCGGCGAGGCCGAGAGAGCGGGGCCACTCTAAATCTAAACGGCAACCCTCTCTAA
- the atg5 gene encoding autophagy protein 5 — MRTSSMMENQVSLSSIQRAVWDGKLPLQITLASSESRTYDQTDPYLIACPRISYLPSLLPRLRAFFSPSLIEPNSQPHEGWFSFEGVPLKWHLPVGLLYDLYAGADPASKGTRVDETDHPTSSLNDTLPWRLTVHFSDWPDEELVRLDADGMVMHDAFINSVKEADFLRNGTAKGIMTLSKEDSAGLWQAVQDVDLLSFQRISNILLPPPNQPFRNVPIRFFLPLSPDSGSPSLKVVQSPLPPNIPATTNTSQSTNLRHSPATQVQTLGSALHSLLPNLFPSRRTPVLAKPVLHGAAVPMSAPIEELVRSCAYGDGWVYIVIRMMG, encoded by the exons ATGAGAACATCCTCAATGATGGAAAATCAAGTTTCTCTTAGCAGCATCCAGAGAGCTGTATGGGATGGAAAACTGCCATTGCAGATAACGCTTGCTTCATCAGAGAGTCGAACATATGACCAGACTGACCCCTATCTT ATCGCTTGTCCGCGAATCTCTTATCTACCATCATTATTACCCAGGTTAAGAGCCTTCTTCTCACCATCACTAATTGAACCCAACTCGCAACCCCACGAGGGCTGGTTCTCCTTCGAAGGAGTCCCGCTGAAATGGCACCTCCCCGTCGGGTTGCTGTATGACCTTTACGCGGGCGCAGACCCCGCATCCAAGGGGACAAGAGTAGACGAAACAGACCATCCCACCAGCAGCCTGAACGATACGCTCCCCTGGCGGCTGACGGTGCATTTCAGCGACTGGCCCGACGAAGAGCTCGTACGACTCGACGCAGACGGCATGGTCATGCACGACGCGTTCATCAACAGCGTCAAAGAGGCGGATTTTCTCCGTAACGGCACTGCCAAGGGAATCATGACTCTCTCCAAAGAGGACTCGGCCGGGTTATGGCAGGCCGTGCAAGACG TGGatctcctctccttccaaCGCATCTCGaatatcctcctccccccACCGAATCAACCATTCCGCAACGTCCCAATCCGCTTTTTCCTCCCCCTATCCCCAGATTCGGGCTCCCCGTCGCTCAAGGTCGTCCAGTCTCCGCTGCCACCCAATATACCAGCCACAACGAATACGAGTCAATCCACCAATCTACGGCATAGCCCCGCCACGCAAGTCCAGACTCTAGGCTCGGCGTTGCACTCGCTACTTCCCAACCTCTTTCCCAGTCGGAGAACTCCTGTTCTGGCGAAGCCAGTTCTCCACGGCGCGGCGGTGCCAATGTCAGCGCCGATCGAGGAGCTAGTAAGGAGTTGCGCGTATGGGGATGGATGGGTGTATATTGTTATTAGAATGATGGGATGA
- a CDS encoding NACHT and Ankyrin domain protein — translation MDKSRVERNARMTVRTIREDLAQVAQSTRIVIRCLSSGRDAHDSAAKALSVLIDILDCLHRVRDQISWGEEKWLVEPARLNALAEVIVWFGTTLRSIEFYFQPGGVSVYYFRKHLLGGTFLPRLEQYKILLLLAMQPDSSERASLDREIRNNLRMCQDVESGPKVDLQFEEDALGITSRLSSEHFITLADLCNRRLQGTGRWILDNPQYKQWLLGSFRTLYCVGPPGVGKTFISSVIIDSLQRTFTSPNVATVFVFCQDEKEKEQTSLDLLQNILAQLVYRKRSLSYATSSLYYSESLTKGRASPKAYQNAIRAEVNRFSKVFFIVDGLDGFSDKERILTRLQKLPEQAQLLVTLREINQIDSDSGYVRVVPSPEDLQLYALSRIQNDPGLKSLCNDGPAGVEMCQEVVRLVMEKSHGVFLLAKIHLDLLARYTDKSLLERAVMHLPESLSEAYGEAMKQVVSQNPTATRHVYWTLYAYRPLTVAELKAATQSKIASEDKDELVSFEQSLQTQSAGLLTVDAVTGTVRFVHKTAKEYLNGTAARVFFPSAQRDIAEVCLTAIIPDEVVDDCYYIGGTTPRNSSGGFLSYAATYWGYHAREVTEDEQAIQVLIKTFLNKLLWRRPPIKGLIRNKCLPTELGLGKYPDDWSALHILSFFGISGKFKRLLVQGAQIDANDNSLKITPLHCAAYRGNDEMVDFLLENGADGNATTNNGSTALHLATERGNRKSMKLLLSRHVNVQVANEKGETGLQVAVGTTADEATVPLLIKNKVDVNIRNIRTGDTALHLAVEWKRPRIILFLLDKGATIDMTNEDGFTPLQLAAKLDNCEAVALLLQRGAQVEARSLSGLTALQLAAHEGHWVAFDLLLIGGADINSWNKEGETLLHEEARKSRNVSTAAKLLAQGANIEARTSQGYTPLQCAAISGNLNMFKFLLSKGAKIDVETAKGESLLHITPPINNDCLEILKIALDHGLDVKAISSQGWMPLHQAVYIGTGVSDLAFDKTSDYIILLLSYGADINCQTTSAYAETALHLAVMAINPNTSLVSLLLKLGADINAMTNEGKTPLHLAAERGRESIFRVLIQAGADISLEVPDSAKAIDGRGTGGGNTALDLARKNPFNALWLDDHGQLRPEPKVKRRDSVETIIEEEFNDDVSEDETGESTLVGSDQPYILV, via the exons ATGGATAAGAGCAGAGTCGAACGGAATGCACGAATGACCGTCCGGACCATCCGAGAAGATCTCGCCCAAGTGGCCCAATCCACACGAATCGTCATCCGCTGTCTGAGTAGCGGTCGCGATGCTCATGATTCGGCGGCAAAGGCTCTTTCAGTGTTAATAGACATCCTAGATTGTCTACACCGGGTCAGAGACCAGATCAGCTGGGGCGAGGAGAAATGGCTCGTGGAACCCGCCCGGCTCAACGCCCTCGCCGAGGTGATCGTATGGTTTGGGACCACGCTCAGGTCTATCGAGTTCTACTTCCAGCCAGGCGGTGTGAGTGTGTACTACTTTAGGAAGCATCTACTCGGCGGCACTTTTCTTCCGCGTCTGGAGCAGTATAAGATCCTACTGTTGCTGGCGATGCAGCCTGATTCGAG TGAGCGGGCTTCTCTGGATCGAGAGATCAGAAACAATCTTAGGATGTGTCAGGATGTGGAATCTG GACCTAAAGTCGACCTACAATTCGAGGAAGATGCCCTTGGTATCACAAGTCGGTTATCTTCAGAGCACTTCATCACTCTCGCAGATTTATGCAATCGACGACTTCAAGGAACTGGTCGCTGGATCTTAGACAATCCGCAATACAAACAATGGCTCCTGGGCTCTTTCCGGACATTGTACTGTGTTGGTCCTC CCGGCGTGGGAAAGACCTTCATATC TTCTGTTATCATCGACTCCCTACAGAGGACTTTCACTTCTCCCAACGTTGCAACGGTGTTCGTCTTTTGTCAagacgagaaggagaaggaacaaACATCCTTGGATCTTCTCCAAAACATCCTCGCGCAACTCGTTTATCGTAAACGCAGTCTTTCCTACGCGACTTCGTCTCTTTATTATTCTGAGTCGCTGACGAAAGGGAGAGCGTCACCCAAAGCCTACCAGAATGCTATTCGCGCTGAGGTGAATCGATTTTCAAaagtcttcttcatcgtTGACGGCCTGGACGGGTTCTCCGACAAAGAGCGTATCCTGACTCGACTTCAGAAGCTTCCCGAGCAAGCACAACTGCTTGTCACCTTGCGAGAGATAAATCAGATTGATAGTGATTCGGGATATGTGAGAGTCGTGCCCTCACCAGAAGATCTCCAACTCTACGCTCTATCTCGGATACAGAACGACCCAGGTCTTAAGAGCCTCTGTAATGACGGGCCTGCCGGCGTTGAAATGTGCCAAGAGGTTGTCCGCTTGGTGATGGAAAAAAGCCATGGTGT ATTCCTCTTAGCGAAGATACATCTGGACCTACTGGCGAGATATACAGATAAAAGTCTGCTTGAAAGGGCTGTTATGCATCTACCAGAGAGCTTGAGCGAGGCATATGGTGAGGCAATGAAACAGGTTGTGAGCCAGAATCCAACTGCCACTCGCCATGTATACTGGACATTGTATGCCTATCGGCCACTCACTGTCGCAGAACTCAAGGCTGCTACTCAAAGCAAGATTGCTAgtgaagacaaagatgaaTTAGTCAGTTTTGAGCAGTCTTTGCAGACCCAGAGCGCAGGCCTTCTGACGGTGGATGCCGTGACGGGCACCGTTCGCTTCGTACATAAGACTGCAAAGGAATACTTAAATGGAACAGCGGCTCGTGTATTCTTCCCCTCTGCTCAAAGAGATATTGCGGAGGTTTGTCTTACGGCAATCATCCCGGATGAGGTTGTCGACGACTGCTACTATATCGGAGGGACCACTCCTCGCAACTCGAGCGGCGGCTTCCTCAGCTACGCCGCCACATACTGGGGCTATCATGCGCGCGAGGTAACAGAAGACGAACAAGCAATCCAGGTGTTGATCAAGACATTTCTCAACAAACTCCTCTGGAGGCGACCCCCTATCAAGGGTTTGATCAGGAACAAGTGTTTGCCAACTGAGCTGGGCCTGGGAAAATATCCCGATGACTGGAGTGCGCTGCATATCCTATCCTTTTTCGGTATTTCTGGTAAGTTCAAGCGCCTGTTGGTGCAAGGCGCTCAAATCGATGCCAACGACAACTCGCTGAAAATCACGCCCTTGCACTGTGCTGCCTATCGAGGCAATGATGAAATGGTAGACTTTCTGCTTGAAAACGGCGCTGATGGCAATGCAACCACCAATAATGGCAGCACGGCATTACACCTCGCCACGGAGCGCGGGAATAGAAAGTCGATGAAGTTGTTGCTTTCACGACATGTCAATGTACAAGTCGCCAATGAAAAGGGCGAAACTGGGCTGCAGGTGGCTGTTGGTACCACAGCCGACGAAGCGACCGTTCCCTTActcatcaagaacaaggtGGACGTGAATATTAGAAACATTCGTACTGGTGACACGGCTCTCCATCTAGCTGTCGAATGGAAAAGGCCTCGAATaattcttttccttcttgataAGGGCGCAACAATTGATATGACAAACGAGGATGGCTTTACACCCCTGCAACTAGCCGCGAAACTGGACAACTGCGAGGCAGTTGCGTTGCTCCTTCAGCGTGGTGCCCAGGTCGAAGCGCGGTCTCTCTCCGGGCTCACAGCTTTACAACTAGCAGCCCATGAAGGTCACTGGGTTGCATTTGACCTGTTGCTTATCGGTGGTGCCGACATCAACTCTTGGAATAAGGAGGGTGAAACCTTGCTTCACGAAGAAGCGAGGAAGTCTCGCAACGTATCAACTGCCGCAAAGCTACTCGCCCAAGGGGCAAATATCGAAGCTCGTACGTCACAAGGCTATACACCGCTCCAGTGTGCAGCCATTTCAGGAAACCTAAACATGTTCAAGTTCCTGCTCAGCAAGGGAGCCAAAATAGACGTGGAAACGGCAAAAGGCGAGTCCCTGCTTCATATTACTCCACCAATAAACAATGACTGTCTCGAAATCCTCAAGATTGCCCTCGACCATGGTCTCGATGTGAAGGCGATCTCCAGTCAGGGTTGGATGCCGCTACACCAGGCAGTGTATATAGGGACAGGCGTGTCAGACCTTGCCTTCGATAAGACCTCTGACTATATCATTCTTCTCTTGAGTTATGGAGCAGACATCAATTGTCAGACTACTTCGGCTTACGCGGAGACCGCGCTTCATCTGGCAGTCATGGCCATCAACCCGAACACATCTCTGGTATCGCTCCTTCTAAAACTCGGCGCCGACATCAACGCCATGACCAACGAAGGAAAAACTCCCCTTCATCTTGCTGCCGAACGCGGCCGAGAATCAATCTTTCGAGTCCTCATCCAGGCGGGCGCTGACATATCCCTGGAAGTGCCAGACAGTGCGAAAGCGATTGATGGGCGTGGCACGGGCGGCGGAAACACTGCCCTTGACCTAGCACGCAAGAATCCTTTCAATGCTCTGTGGCTGGACGATCATGGTCAGCTCCGCCCAGAGCCAAAAGTCAAGCGACGAGACAGCGTCGAGACTATCATCGAGGAGGAATTCAATGATGATGTTTCGGAGGATGAGACAGGCGAGTCGACGCTCGTTGGGAGCGATCAGCCTTATATTTTGGTTTAG